The following are encoded in a window of Risungbinella massiliensis genomic DNA:
- a CDS encoding CcdC family protein, giving the protein MGHIIPFNLNVIVMAMLIIMGSTMAILRIRATKKPTNAKKILIPPIGMSTGFAMFLYPPTHIPWSWAALAFLAGMIFLAIPLIITSRFHIVDGEIYLKKSRAFVFILFILLSARIGLHSYIEQHISIMETAGLFFILAFGMLLPWRMAMYQQYRKLANQIDSESEKTVSPLS; this is encoded by the coding sequence ATGGGTCATATCATACCATTTAATCTAAATGTGATTGTCATGGCAATGTTGATCATTATGGGTTCCACGATGGCAATCTTGCGAATACGAGCAACCAAAAAGCCAACCAACGCCAAAAAAATATTGATACCGCCGATCGGGATGAGTACTGGTTTTGCGATGTTCCTGTATCCTCCTACCCATATCCCATGGAGTTGGGCAGCGCTTGCCTTTTTGGCAGGTATGATCTTTCTTGCCATTCCACTTATTATTACATCTCGATTTCACATTGTAGATGGTGAGATCTATCTAAAAAAATCTCGAGCATTCGTATTTATTCTGTTTATCCTATTATCTGCACGTATTGGCCTACACAGCTATATTGAGCAACATATTTCGATCATGGAAACTGCCGGCCTTTTTTTCATCCTAGCTTTTGGAATGCTACTTCCTTGGCGAATGGCAATGTACCAACAATACCGAAAACTAGCGAATCAAATCGATTCAGAATCCGAAAAAACTGTCTCTCCTCTATCTTAA
- the trpS gene encoding tryptophan--tRNA ligase, with amino-acid sequence MKECIYLNRIFSGIQPTRVAHLGNYLGALKHFVDYQEAENTESFFCVVDLHALTVRQDPKELHERTLDLIATYLAIGLDPNKANLFVQSHVPAHSEAAWLLTTISRMGEMSRMTQFKDKSKGSSETAGVGLFSYPILMAGDILLYQTSQVPVGEDQKQHLELARDLAERFNRDYGDIFTIPEPMINKVGARIMGLDQPEKKMSKSAESEFNYITLLDTPKQIEKKLKRAVTDSENEIRFDPENKPGVSNLLTIESVITGQSISELEQHYQGMGYGALKKELIEVVTDHLRPIQERYQEIRYSDELFHTLRKGAARANEVAGETLAKMKKAMGLIQL; translated from the coding sequence ATGAAGGAGTGTATTTATTTGAATCGCATTTTTAGTGGAATTCAACCAACAAGAGTAGCTCATTTAGGTAATTATTTAGGAGCGCTAAAACATTTTGTCGACTATCAAGAAGCAGAAAATACAGAGTCTTTTTTCTGTGTGGTCGATTTACATGCCTTGACTGTTCGCCAAGACCCCAAAGAACTACATGAGAGAACGCTTGATCTGATTGCAACTTACTTAGCAATTGGACTTGATCCCAATAAGGCGAATCTATTCGTCCAATCTCATGTACCAGCACATAGTGAGGCTGCTTGGTTGTTAACGACAATCTCTCGGATGGGAGAGATGAGTCGGATGACACAATTTAAAGATAAGAGTAAAGGATCTAGCGAGACAGCCGGTGTAGGTCTTTTTAGTTATCCTATTTTGATGGCAGGTGACATCTTACTTTATCAGACCTCACAGGTACCAGTAGGGGAGGATCAGAAGCAACATCTGGAACTGGCTCGTGATCTAGCTGAGCGGTTTAATCGGGATTATGGAGATATCTTTACTATTCCAGAGCCAATGATTAATAAAGTGGGTGCACGTATCATGGGCTTGGACCAGCCAGAGAAAAAGATGAGCAAATCGGCAGAGAGCGAGTTCAACTACATCACCTTACTCGATACACCGAAGCAAATCGAGAAAAAATTGAAGCGTGCGGTAACAGATTCGGAGAATGAGATTCGCTTTGATCCTGAGAACAAGCCAGGGGTGAGCAATCTTTTGACCATTGAGAGCGTCATAACTGGTCAAAGTATCTCCGAATTAGAACAACACTATCAAGGCATGGGCTATGGTGCATTGAAAAAAGAGTTGATCGAAGTGGTGACTGATCACCTACGCCCAATCCAAGAACGTTATCAAGAGATTCGCTATTCAGATGAGCTATTCCATACTTTGCGAAAAGGAGCAGCAAGAGCAAATGAGGTAGCTGGAGAAACGTTAGCGAAGATGAAAAAGGCAATGGGGCTCATTCAATTGTAA
- a CDS encoding DUF2238 domain-containing protein, with protein MIQIKKGWRSIFTVILVIATGAFYELIEMWVTLSFHLNKGLRLWEPKVTKWVHNMMWNWLCIVRC; from the coding sequence GTGATCCAGATCAAAAAAGGCTGGCGCTCTATCTTTACAGTTATATTGGTTATTGCTACTGGTGCTTTTTATGAACTAATTGAAATGTGGGTGACATTATCGTTTCACCTGAACAAGGGGCTGCGTTTGTGGGAACCCAAGGTGACGAAGTGGGTGCACAACATGATGTGGAACTGGCTATGTATAGTGCGATGTTGA
- a CDS encoding trypsin-like serine peptidase — translation MTNNINLSTREHSLWEGKNKKVETETRGLELLVGDNNLLSISFLKRGIERSKAVALIKLPNGWATGFLVSKDLLLTNHHVFPTAQAANESQIIFNFENDIYGNPEPVDIYVGNSNDFFWSNESLDYALVKVNKRSNLNVIENVDYTNALGLTDKVQPGERWGFISLISQTNIGINQRVNIIQHPSGRMKEIALHDNRITDINPNQTIIKYTTDSEPGSSGSPGFTDTWDLVFLHHSSGDVDANGICTNNEGILISAIVNDLIQSLKDEKGMQILFELGIAGVKEFSYGSSPASNSPDLKITRSDFESFNNINYNVRVILKE, via the coding sequence ATGACAAATAATATCAACTTAAGTACCCGTGAACATAGCTTATGGGAAGGGAAAAATAAAAAGGTAGAAACAGAAACAAGGGGACTAGAGTTATTAGTGGGAGATAATAATCTTTTATCAATTAGCTTTTTAAAACGAGGAATTGAAAGATCAAAAGCAGTTGCCCTAATCAAATTACCCAATGGATGGGCTACTGGATTTCTGGTTTCGAAAGATTTGTTGCTTACAAACCATCATGTATTTCCTACAGCTCAAGCTGCAAATGAATCTCAAATAATTTTTAACTTCGAAAACGACATTTATGGAAATCCTGAACCTGTTGATATATATGTTGGGAATTCAAACGATTTTTTTTGGAGCAATGAAAGTCTAGACTATGCTCTGGTTAAAGTAAATAAACGAAGTAACTTAAATGTTATTGAAAATGTGGATTATACAAATGCACTAGGACTTACTGATAAAGTGCAACCAGGAGAACGTTGGGGATTTATTTCCCTTATATCACAAACGAATATAGGAATTAACCAAAGGGTGAATATCATTCAACATCCTAGCGGCAGGATGAAGGAGATAGCTCTTCACGACAATCGTATAACAGACATAAATCCAAACCAAACAATTATTAAATATACAACAGATTCAGAGCCGGGATCTTCAGGATCTCCTGGATTTACAGATACATGGGATCTAGTATTTCTACATCATTCTAGTGGTGATGTAGATGCAAATGGTATATGCACTAATAATGAGGGAATTTTGATTTCGGCGATTGTGAATGATTTAATTCAATCTTTAAAGGATGAAAAAGGTATGCAAATTCTATTCGAATTAGGGATTGCTGGAGTTAAAGAATTTTCTTATGGCTCTTCTCCAGCATCAAATTCGCCAGATTTAAAAATTACTCGCTCCGATTTTGAGTCCTTTAATAACATTAACTACAATGTTCGCGTGATATTGAAAGAGTAG
- a CDS encoding YciI family protein, which produces MSLLVKEGDKSDKTGDGSKFESLTLRPGGDYNISPEKRFYIGVFSEIKSMDGNNQNLINQHLAYHRSLWNEGTLVFAGSFVKGDRALLVIAAESIEKAGEIIKRDPIFQAGYYGKVDVEEVRGFDPKTL; this is translated from the coding sequence ATGAGTTTATTAGTTAAAGAGGGAGATAAATCGGATAAAACAGGTGACGGTTCGAAGTTCGAGTCCTTAACGTTAAGACCGGGTGGAGATTATAATATAAGCCCTGAAAAGCGGTTCTATATTGGGGTTTTCAGTGAAATCAAGAGTATGGACGGAAATAATCAAAATTTAATTAACCAACATTTAGCATATCATCGAAGCCTATGGAATGAGGGAACTTTAGTATTTGCAGGATCGTTCGTAAAAGGTGATCGAGCTTTGCTTGTAATTGCGGCAGAATCAATTGAGAAGGCCGGAGAGATCATTAAGAGAGATCCTATTTTCCAAGCTGGTTATTATGGAAAAGTCGATGTTGAAGAGGTTAGAGGATTCGATCCAAAAACACTTTGA
- a CDS encoding ATP-grasp domain-containing protein, protein MMQKRCFITPVLRPNVAGNNLKRREWPINNEDNVIEMGNIPPAIVIIACEGDGTASYFQNFVRQSGYPVETVYLEDRVLVSEFIRDIQINTYQRNYPGIYYRGGSTDDSKFNEIMGVMHDLLTFYPGVVINRPSRLPLNYSKPLQMSAINSSKSPVIKAIPTFLTNLRDEITKFPVEETIVKSISGMRSKVVDLTDQRLQHKKDFFDCPVQLQPKLQGINIRAHVCSEAVYAVRIHTDSVDYRYGEELSMNLVELPQPIVSWCVQSAKREGLEFAGIDLLYQEKNDNYWCFEINPMPGYSYFEQYVIDSGEEPVISKWLLQRLLS, encoded by the coding sequence ATGATGCAAAAACGGTGTTTTATCACTCCAGTATTACGGCCAAACGTAGCGGGTAATAACTTAAAAAGGCGGGAGTGGCCGATCAATAATGAAGATAATGTAATCGAAATGGGAAACATTCCACCTGCAATAGTAATCATTGCGTGCGAGGGAGATGGAACTGCTTCGTACTTTCAGAACTTTGTTCGTCAGAGTGGTTATCCAGTTGAGACGGTGTATCTCGAAGATCGCGTACTGGTTAGTGAGTTCATTCGTGATATTCAAATTAATACGTATCAGAGAAACTATCCTGGGATTTATTATAGAGGTGGGTCAACTGATGATTCCAAGTTCAATGAGATTATGGGAGTTATGCATGATTTGCTAACATTTTATCCAGGAGTAGTTATCAATCGACCCTCTCGGCTTCCCCTCAACTATTCGAAACCTCTTCAGATGTCGGCTATCAATAGCTCAAAAAGCCCGGTTATAAAGGCGATCCCAACTTTTTTGACTAATCTTCGGGATGAGATTACAAAGTTCCCAGTGGAAGAAACGATTGTAAAGTCTATCAGTGGTATGCGTTCAAAAGTAGTTGATCTAACTGATCAGAGGTTGCAACATAAGAAGGATTTTTTTGATTGTCCAGTCCAATTACAACCAAAACTACAAGGTATCAATATTCGAGCTCATGTATGTAGTGAAGCCGTTTATGCTGTACGTATCCACACAGATTCAGTAGATTATCGATATGGAGAGGAACTAAGTATGAATTTGGTTGAACTTCCTCAACCCATCGTATCTTGGTGCGTTCAGTCAGCCAAAAGAGAAGGTTTGGAATTTGCAGGAATCGACCTATTATATCAAGAGAAGAATGACAATTATTGGTGCTTTGAAATTAACCCAATGCCAGGTTATTCCTATTTTGAACAATATGTCATTGATTCAGGAGAAGAGCCTGTTATTTCTAAATGGTTATTACAGCGACTACTTAGTTAA
- the rpsT gene encoding 30S ribosomal protein S20, with amino-acid sequence MANIKSAIKRAKTNEARRVHRAAQKSAMRTAVKKFLVAVEGQEKDQAAALLKEATRSLDKAVTKGLIHKNAAARKKSRLTSKLQAM; translated from the coding sequence TTGGCTAACATCAAATCCGCAATCAAACGCGCGAAAACCAACGAAGCACGCCGTGTACACCGTGCAGCTCAAAAGTCTGCTATGCGTACTGCTGTGAAAAAGTTCTTGGTAGCTGTTGAGGGTCAAGAGAAAGATCAAGCAGCTGCTCTATTGAAAGAAGCAACTCGTTCTTTGGATAAAGCAGTAACCAAAGGTCTTATCCATAAAAATGCTGCTGCTCGTAAAAAATCTCGCCTCACCTCGAAACTTCAAGCAATGTAA
- the gpr gene encoding GPR endopeptidase produces the protein MKEEMNQDTMDLSSYSIRTDLAREAHAMALENRPNQSNIPGVHIKEWEEDGILTSWIEVEDSNAAKELGKLPGRYLTLEIPALRSLDSNLEKRVSQHFAEQFSQFLEEVGIGSNDKALLVGLGNWDVTPDAIGPEVIKHTMVTRHLFELAPDHVQDGYRSVSAISPGVLGITGIETSEIVYGVVEKSKPDFVIAFDALASRALSRVNTTIQVADIGINPGSGVGNKRKPLNKETLGIPVIAIGIPTVVEAATIAHDTIDFVLKYISREMQGIKGNPLDPHNQPSVQQLNSLDVSNETKNRMMGMVGTLEPEEKRQLIREVLMPLGQNLVVTPKEVDAFVDNIAKTIANGMNCALHEAVTMDNVASHVK, from the coding sequence ATGAAGGAAGAAATGAATCAAGATACAATGGATCTGTCATCATACTCCATTCGTACCGATTTAGCTAGAGAAGCCCATGCTATGGCTCTGGAAAATCGTCCTAATCAGAGTAATATCCCAGGTGTTCATATTAAAGAATGGGAAGAAGATGGAATCCTAACAAGTTGGATTGAAGTAGAGGATAGTAACGCGGCGAAAGAATTGGGAAAGCTCCCAGGTAGATATCTCACGTTAGAAATACCGGCTTTGCGTAGCTTGGATTCCAATTTGGAAAAGCGAGTCTCTCAGCACTTCGCAGAACAATTCAGCCAATTTTTAGAAGAAGTAGGGATCGGATCAAATGACAAAGCGCTTTTGGTAGGTCTGGGAAACTGGGATGTTACTCCAGATGCGATAGGACCCGAGGTGATCAAACATACAATGGTTACCCGTCATCTGTTTGAATTAGCACCAGACCATGTGCAAGATGGCTATCGTTCTGTTAGTGCGATCTCACCTGGGGTATTGGGGATAACAGGGATTGAGACAAGTGAGATTGTTTATGGTGTGGTGGAAAAGTCCAAACCAGACTTTGTCATTGCTTTTGATGCCTTGGCATCTCGCGCCTTATCACGGGTCAATACGACAATTCAGGTGGCGGACATTGGTATTAATCCAGGATCTGGAGTAGGGAATAAGCGAAAACCTTTAAATAAGGAAACACTCGGTATTCCGGTTATAGCTATCGGTATTCCAACAGTAGTGGAAGCAGCTACCATCGCCCACGACACCATTGATTTTGTCTTGAAATATATCTCTCGAGAGATGCAAGGAATCAAAGGAAATCCACTTGATCCCCATAATCAACCGAGTGTCCAACAACTAAATAGTCTAGACGTGTCTAATGAAACCAAAAATCGAATGATGGGTATGGTAGGAACATTGGAGCCCGAAGAAAAACGCCAGCTCATTCGTGAAGTGCTGATGCCTCTTGGGCAGAATTTAGTTGTCACTCCAAAGGAAGTAGATGCCTTTGTAGACAATATCGCGAAAACCATTGCGAATGGGATGAATTGTGCCTTGCACGAAGCTGTTACAATGGATAATGTGGCATCACATGTAAAATAA
- a CDS encoding EthD domain-containing protein, whose protein sequence is MFKTIGIYKGLEDVEKFQRFYVQEVMPRMLDLPGVQQMRITALTNTNPEDQPFDMGDVQFIIETFYDSPESVKQVTMTPEGQELIKILGTYRKNMAAFVGKEHTITARARVYSSPKQSTTQSK, encoded by the coding sequence ATGTTTAAAACTATCGGAATTTATAAAGGGCTCGAAGATGTAGAAAAGTTCCAGCGATTCTATGTTCAAGAAGTAATGCCACGTATGCTGGATCTTCCAGGCGTCCAACAAATGAGAATAACTGCCCTAACAAATACCAATCCAGAAGACCAACCATTTGATATGGGAGATGTCCAATTTATTATTGAAACATTTTACGATTCTCCAGAATCTGTAAAACAAGTAACGATGACTCCAGAAGGACAAGAATTGATTAAAATTCTCGGAACCTATCGAAAAAATATGGCAGCCTTTGTAGGAAAGGAGCACACCATTACTGCTAGAGCAAGGGTTTATTCATCTCCCAAACAAAGTACCACTCAATCTAAATAA
- the spoIIP gene encoding stage II sporulation protein P: MKKYWGFRTWNISHHRVRRMFVFLMLGTASMFAIAGGIAMLQAKSVTHTQLGNVTSHLTAKTLIMLMAEETPYLKDLVKTPDPKGVITNLVLEVATSIDPSDPRTFLGRELPMFALFDTRIVTASADADYTNIPIESPPPPEIEEQIKQSQEETKPTPPPVETSPGRKRVFIYHSHWWESYLPELKKSNPNQASDVNINIMSVGNHMADTFQKLGIGTQTTTKPKTGWSGAYLHSRKLVVAALQQHEDIQYLIDIHRDSKRGDKTTITINGKKMARMAFVVGKDSKYYSQNLQLAKELFQEINRRYPGLCTGVYEKAKTGGNNGEYNQSLSTGAMLVEVGGVDNSFAEAKASVDVLANVIADRIHQNTPLVKK; encoded by the coding sequence ATGAAAAAGTATTGGGGATTTCGTACATGGAATATATCGCATCATCGGGTGCGTCGTATGTTTGTTTTCTTAATGTTAGGAACTGCCAGTATGTTTGCCATCGCTGGTGGGATCGCTATGCTCCAAGCCAAAAGTGTCACCCATACCCAACTTGGAAATGTAACCTCTCATCTTACAGCCAAAACGTTGATTATGCTGATGGCGGAGGAGACTCCTTACTTGAAAGATCTGGTAAAAACGCCTGATCCCAAAGGGGTTATAACGAACCTGGTACTGGAAGTAGCTACTAGTATCGATCCAAGTGATCCACGAACCTTTTTGGGACGGGAGCTCCCGATGTTTGCTTTATTTGATACTCGTATTGTAACGGCAAGTGCTGATGCTGACTATACCAATATACCGATAGAATCACCACCGCCACCTGAGATTGAAGAGCAGATTAAACAATCCCAAGAAGAGACCAAACCGACACCCCCACCTGTTGAGACTTCGCCAGGAAGGAAACGAGTCTTTATTTATCATTCACACTGGTGGGAATCGTATCTTCCTGAGTTGAAAAAGAGCAATCCAAATCAAGCTAGTGATGTGAACATTAATATTATGTCTGTTGGTAATCATATGGCAGATACATTCCAAAAGTTAGGAATAGGAACACAGACTACTACCAAACCGAAGACGGGTTGGAGTGGTGCTTATCTTCATTCCCGTAAGTTGGTGGTTGCCGCACTTCAACAACATGAGGATATTCAGTATCTAATCGATATTCATCGAGACTCTAAGAGAGGAGATAAGACAACTATCACCATTAATGGAAAAAAGATGGCTAGAATGGCATTTGTGGTTGGGAAAGATAGCAAATATTACAGCCAAAACCTCCAATTAGCCAAGGAATTATTCCAAGAGATTAATCGTCGCTATCCAGGATTATGTACAGGTGTGTATGAAAAAGCCAAAACTGGTGGCAATAATGGAGAGTACAATCAATCTCTGTCGACGGGTGCCATGTTAGTAGAGGTAGGTGGAGTAGACAATAGTTTTGCCGAAGCCAAAGCATCTGTTGATGTACTTGCCAATGTCATCGCAGATAGAATCCATCAAAATACGCCGCTGGTGAAGAAGTAG
- the lepA gene encoding translation elongation factor 4, translating to MEKLERQKNIRNFSIIAHIDHGKSTLADRILDATGALSDREKQDQFLDKMDLERERGITIKLQSVRLPYKAKDGKEYILNLIDTPGHVDFTYEVSRSLQACEGAILVVDAAQGVEAQTLANVYLALENDLEIIPVINKIDLPSAEPERVKQEVEDVIGIDASDAVLASAKAGIGIVDILEQIVEKVPAPEGDPDAPLRALIFDSYYDAYRGVVVYLRVVDGSIKKGTKMKMMATGKVFEVTEVGSYAPHPMVMDELTVGDVGFVVGNIRNVKDTRVGDTITDANNPAAEALPGYRKINPMVFCGMYPVESSDYDDLREALEKLELNDSSLAYEPETSSALGFGFRCGFLGLLHMEIIQERIEREFNIPLITTAPSVVYHIYQTDGNKLEIENPSLMPPSQKIEKVEEPFVKASIMVPNDYVGTVMELCQMKRGQYIDMRYIDTNRVSIVYELPLAEIVYDFFDQLKSSTKGYASFDYELIGHKASDLVKLDILLNGEVVDALSFIVHRDKAYHRGRILVEKLRKLIPRQMFEVPIQAAIGQKVIARETISAIRKNVLAKCYGGDISRKRKLLEKQKEGKKRMKSVGSVEVPQEAFMAVLQMDDEK from the coding sequence ATGGAGAAACTAGAAAGGCAGAAAAATATCCGGAACTTTTCCATTATCGCACATATCGATCATGGCAAATCTACCTTGGCAGACCGGATTTTGGATGCTACCGGAGCACTTTCTGATCGTGAAAAACAAGATCAATTTTTAGATAAAATGGATCTAGAACGTGAACGTGGAATTACCATTAAGCTACAATCCGTACGTCTACCTTATAAGGCGAAAGACGGAAAAGAATATATTTTGAACTTAATTGATACACCAGGTCATGTGGACTTTACCTATGAAGTTTCCCGTAGTTTGCAAGCTTGTGAAGGAGCAATCCTCGTAGTGGATGCAGCTCAAGGGGTCGAGGCACAAACCTTAGCCAATGTTTACTTAGCTCTAGAAAATGATCTGGAAATCATCCCTGTTATCAATAAAATCGACTTGCCTAGTGCAGAACCAGAACGAGTGAAGCAAGAGGTAGAAGATGTGATCGGAATTGATGCGAGTGATGCGGTACTTGCCTCAGCTAAAGCAGGGATTGGAATTGTAGATATTCTAGAACAGATCGTAGAAAAAGTACCCGCTCCCGAAGGCGATCCAGATGCACCACTTAGAGCGCTGATCTTTGATTCCTATTATGACGCATATCGTGGAGTAGTTGTCTACCTACGGGTCGTCGATGGCTCGATCAAAAAAGGCACTAAGATGAAAATGATGGCAACGGGAAAAGTGTTTGAAGTGACAGAAGTAGGTTCGTATGCACCACATCCTATGGTAATGGATGAGTTGACTGTTGGGGATGTAGGATTTGTCGTGGGCAATATCCGAAACGTAAAAGACACTCGTGTAGGGGATACCATCACCGATGCGAATAACCCAGCAGCAGAGGCCCTCCCAGGTTATCGCAAGATTAATCCAATGGTATTCTGTGGAATGTATCCAGTGGAATCTTCCGATTATGATGATCTGAGAGAGGCTCTTGAAAAGCTAGAGTTAAATGACTCTTCCCTTGCCTATGAGCCAGAGACGTCTAGTGCTCTCGGATTTGGTTTCCGCTGTGGATTCTTGGGACTTCTCCATATGGAGATCATCCAAGAACGAATTGAGCGGGAGTTTAATATTCCGCTGATTACCACTGCGCCGAGCGTTGTGTACCATATTTATCAGACGGATGGTAATAAGTTAGAGATTGAAAATCCAAGTCTGATGCCACCATCACAAAAGATCGAAAAAGTAGAGGAACCATTTGTAAAGGCAAGCATCATGGTACCGAATGATTATGTTGGTACAGTAATGGAGCTTTGCCAGATGAAACGTGGTCAATATATTGATATGCGGTATATTGACACCAACCGAGTTAGTATTGTCTATGAACTTCCGTTAGCGGAGATTGTCTATGATTTCTTCGATCAACTAAAATCGAGTACCAAAGGTTATGCATCCTTTGATTACGAATTGATTGGACATAAAGCATCAGATCTAGTCAAGCTCGATATTCTTCTCAATGGCGAAGTGGTGGATGCCCTTTCCTTCATTGTTCACCGAGACAAAGCGTATCATCGCGGACGGATTTTGGTAGAGAAACTAAGAAAACTAATCCCACGTCAAATGTTTGAAGTACCGATCCAAGCGGCAATCGGACAAAAAGTGATTGCACGGGAAACGATTAGTGCGATTCGGAAAAATGTACTCGCCAAATGTTATGGTGGAGATATCAGTCGGAAGCGGAAACTCCTTGAGAAACAAAAAGAGGGGAAAAAGCGAATGAAATCTGTTGGAAGTGTGGAAGTGCCACAAGAAGCCTTTATGGCAGTTCTTCAGATGGACGACGAGAAGTAA
- the hemW gene encoding radical SAM family heme chaperone HemW, translating into MVKPKAVYIHIPFCSHKCHYCDFTAYVVEGQPVDQYLMALAKEMEISTKETPPAEIESIFVGGGTPTILTPTQMATFLESIRRYFPNWSPNMEFTMEANPGTVSRELLEVMKKGGVNRLSFGAQTFREDLLKRIGRIHDASEIEQSIYLAREVGFENLSLDLMFGLPTQTVEDIHQAIERALTLKPDHFSCYSLKVEEGTLFHHLYERDQLPLPSEDVEFAMYQEIRKILPAYGYLQYEVSNFAKLGKESVHNSTYWKNDRYYGLGAGAHGYVGTRRHSNLKGITPYIERLDKNELPIQDQYDVDVFEEQENFMMLGLRLMEGISPQKFQKRFGVSVTDVYAEEMKKLVNLGLLKVTENRIFLTEQGLIYGNEVFAEFLRS; encoded by the coding sequence ATGGTGAAACCAAAAGCAGTCTATATTCATATTCCATTTTGTAGTCACAAATGCCATTACTGTGATTTTACCGCCTATGTAGTGGAGGGTCAGCCAGTCGATCAATACTTAATGGCACTCGCTAAAGAGATGGAGATCAGTACGAAAGAAACACCACCAGCAGAGATTGAATCGATTTTTGTAGGAGGTGGGACCCCAACGATCCTGACCCCTACTCAAATGGCTACCTTTTTAGAATCGATTCGTCGATATTTCCCAAACTGGAGTCCTAACATGGAGTTTACGATGGAAGCAAATCCAGGTACGGTAAGTCGTGAGTTGCTCGAAGTGATGAAAAAAGGAGGAGTGAATCGCCTCAGCTTTGGAGCGCAGACTTTTCGGGAAGATCTATTGAAACGGATTGGACGAATTCACGATGCATCAGAGATCGAGCAGAGTATCTATCTTGCTAGAGAGGTAGGATTTGAGAACTTATCGCTAGATTTAATGTTTGGTCTTCCTACTCAGACAGTAGAAGACATTCACCAAGCAATAGAGCGTGCGCTTACTCTTAAACCAGATCATTTCTCTTGCTATAGTCTCAAGGTGGAGGAAGGGACTCTTTTCCATCATTTATATGAGCGAGATCAGTTGCCACTTCCTAGTGAAGATGTAGAATTTGCGATGTATCAAGAGATTCGTAAGATTCTCCCAGCATACGGGTATCTTCAATATGAAGTAAGTAATTTTGCGAAGCTAGGCAAAGAGAGTGTCCATAACTCCACGTATTGGAAAAACGACCGCTACTATGGTCTAGGAGCCGGTGCACATGGATATGTTGGAACAAGAAGACATTCTAATTTAAAAGGGATTACTCCTTATATTGAAAGGTTAGACAAAAATGAGTTACCGATTCAAGATCAGTACGATGTAGATGTATTCGAAGAACAAGAAAATTTTATGATGTTAGGCTTACGTTTGATGGAGGGGATTTCGCCACAAAAATTTCAAAAACGGTTTGGCGTATCGGTAACAGATGTATATGCAGAGGAAATGAAGAAGTTGGTGAACTTGGGTCTGCTAAAAGTGACAGAAAATCGTATTTTTTTAACTGAGCAAGGTTTAATCTATGGAAATGAAGTATTTGCTGAGTTCCTGAGAAGCTGA